The following coding sequences are from one Musa acuminata AAA Group cultivar baxijiao chromosome BXJ2-4, Cavendish_Baxijiao_AAA, whole genome shotgun sequence window:
- the LOC135610334 gene encoding uncharacterized protein LOC135610334, whose protein sequence is MAYESFGVTLMMAYESWLVERAKEELEMLESQHPTRFHHLKLELKSLISQPNFGAQLFPRAVDDDAFGPPLASAAVPTQASSTRKRKTETERRSLHQKNKAQKSSSASRQTGGRDGSRKKSDSSVEAAIRRAQACLRRIQQVKQSLLFAS, encoded by the exons ATGGCGTACGAGTCTTTTGGTGTTACCCTCATGATGGCGTACGAGTCGTGGTTGGTGGAGAGGGCGAAGGAGGAGCTGGAGATGCTGGAATCGCAGCATCCCACCCGCTTCCACCATCTCAAGCTCGAGCTCAAATCGCTCATCTCCCAACCCAACTTCGGCGCTCAACTCTTCCCCCGTGCTGTCGATGATGACGCCTTCGGTCCTCCTCTGGCTTCTGCTGCTGTTCCCACACAAG CGTCATCTACTCGAAAGAGGAAGACTGAGACCGAGCGGCGGAGCCTGCATCAGAAGAACAAGGCACAGAAGTCGTCATCGGCATCAAGACAAACCGGTGGACGTGATGGGAGCCGGAAGAAGAGCGACAGCAGCGTAGAGGCAGCCATAAGGCGTGCTCAAGCTTGCCTCAGGAGGATTCAACAGGTTAAGCAAAGCTTGCTTTTTGCTAGCTAA
- the LOC103990055 gene encoding thioredoxin-like protein YLS8, with protein MSYLLPHLHSGWAVDQAILAEEERLVVIRFGHDWDETCMQMDEVLASVAETIKNFAVIYLVDITEVPDFNTMYELYDPSTVMFFFRNKHIMIDLGTGNNNKINWALKDKQEFIDIVETVYRGARKGRGLVIAPKDYSTKYRY; from the exons atgtCGTACCTTTTGCCGCACCTGCACTCAGGGTGGGCGGTGGATCAGGCGATCCTGGCGGAGGAGGAGCGCTTGGTCGTCATCCGCTTCGGCCATGACTGGGACGAGACCTGCATGCAG ATGGATGAAGTGCTGGCTTCTGTTGCAGAAACCATAAAGAACTTTGCAGTGATCTACCTGGTTGATATCACCGAGGTGCCGGACTTCAATACCATGTACGAGCTGTATGATCCCTCGACCGTGATGTTCTTCTTCAGGAACAAGCATATTATGATCGATCTCGGGACAGGGAACAACAACAAGATTAATTGGGCCCTCAAGGATAAGCAGGAATTCATCGACATCGTGGAGACTGTGTACAGGGGTGCAAGGAAAGGCCGTGGTCTGGTGATTGCTCCAAAAGACTACTCCACCAAGTATCGCTACTGA
- the LOC135610336 gene encoding cytochrome P450 86B1-like → MNSCNDTTMSDSQSASSGISGFFSLLPEIQTFELFLAVSIFITIHSLRQGKRQGLAVWPVVGMLPSLLLGIRNDMYEWVTGVLERQGGTFTFRGPWFTNLHCVVTADPRNLEHLLKTKFSSFPKGEYFRGTVRDFLGDGIFSADDETWRKQRKTASLEFHSAEFRAMTARSLVELVHSRLLPVLEAAHDGRAQIDLQDVLLRLTFDNVCMIAFGIDPGCLRPGQPEIPFAKAFEDATEATIIRFITPTAIWKALRYLDLGSERWLRRSLKRVDEFAYDVIRTRKKELSLESGDKNSTARTDLLTVFTRLKDEDGKGFSDKFLRDVCVNFILAGRDTSSVALAWFFYLLDKHPEVEEKILGEINTIVKERGSRNDGEGAEGEELVFRPEEVKTMEYLQAALSEALRLYPSVPVDHKEVVEDEVFPDGTALKKGTKVVYAIFSMGRMESIWGKDCRDYKPERWLKDGRFMSESAYKFTAFNGGPRLCLGKDFAYYQMKFVAASILRRYHVRVAEGHPVAPKMALTMYMKYGLKVTLCRRDEM, encoded by the exons ATGAACTCCTGCAACGATACCACCATGTCGGACAGCCAAAGTGCTTCCTCTGGTATCAGTGGCTTCTTCTCGCTGTTGCCGGAGATCCAAACTTTTGAGCTGTTTCTGGCTGTGTCCATCTTCATAACCATTCACTCACTCAGGCAAGGGAAGCGTCAGGGCCTCGCGGTGTGGCCGGTGGTCGGCATGCTCCCGTCTCTGCTCCTCGGCATCCGCAACGACATGTACGAGTGGGTCACCGGCGTGCTCGAGCGGCAGGGGGGCACGTTCACTTTCCGTGGCCCGTGGTTCACCAACCTCCACTGCGTGGTGACGGCCGACCCCCGCAACCTCGAGCACCTCCTCAAGACCAAGTTCTCCAGCTTCCCCAAGGGCGAGTACTTCCGCGGCACCGTGCGCGACTTCCTCGGCGACGGCATCTTCAGCGCCGACGACGAGACCTGGCGAAAGCAGCGCAAGACGGCGAGCCTGGAGTTCCACTCCGCCGAGTTCCGGGCCATGACCGCCCGGTCCCTCGTCGAGCTCGTCCACTCGAGGCTGCTCCCGGTGCTCGAGGCAGCACACGACGGCCGCGCGCAGATCGACCTCCAGGACGTGCTCCTGAGGCTCACGTTCGACAACGTGTGCATGATCGCCTTCGGAATCGACCCGGGCTGCCTCCGTCCGGGCCAGCCGGAGATTCCGTTCGCCAAAGCCTTCGAGGACGCGACGGAGGCCACCATCATACGCTTCATCACGCCCACCGCCATCTGGAAAGCACTGCGCTACCTCGACCTCGGGAGCGAGAGATGGCTCAGGCGGTCGCTGAAGCGGGTCGACGAGTTCGCCTACGACGTCATAAGAACAAGGAAGAAGGAGCTATCGTTGGAGTCTGGCGACAAGAACAGTACGGCGAGAACCGACCTCCTGACCGTGTTCACTAGGCTCAAAGACGAGGACGGGAAAGGCTTCTCCGACAAGTTTCTGAGAGACGTCTGCGTCAACTTCATACTCGCCGGCCGCGACACCTCGTCGGTGGCGTTGGCCTGGTTCTTCTATCTTCTCGACAAACACCCGGAAGTAGAGGAGAAGATTCTTGGGGAAATCAACACGATAGTGAAGGAAAGAGGATCAAGAAATGACGGCGAGGGAGCAGAGGGCGAAGAGCTAGTGTTCAGGCCAGAGGAGGTGAAGACGATGGAGTATCTGCAAGCGGCGCTGTCAGAAGCTCTCAGACTGTATCCTTCGGTGCCAGTGGACCACAAGGAG GTTGTGGAGGACGAAGTGTTCCCAGATGGCACGGCACTGAAGAAGGGAACCAAGGTCGTGTACGCCATCTTCTCCATGGGAAGGATGGAAAGCATATGGGGGAAGGACTGCAGGGACTACAAACCAGAGAGGTGGCTAAAGGACGGCCGCTTCATGAGCGAGTCCGCGTACAAGTTCACGGCCTTCAACGGCGGTCCGAGGCTGTGCCTGGGGAAGGACTTCGCGTACTACCAGATGAAGTTTGTGGCAGCTTCCATCCTCCGCCGCTACCATGTGAGGGTTGCAGAGGGCCACCCGGTGGCGCCCAAGATGGCGCTGACCATGTACATGAAGTATGGATTGAAGGTCACACTCTGCAGAAGGGACGAGATGTGA